Proteins co-encoded in one Perca flavescens isolate YP-PL-M2 chromosome 11, PFLA_1.0, whole genome shotgun sequence genomic window:
- the sumo3b gene encoding small ubiquitin-related modifier 3, producing the protein MSEEKPKEGVKTENDHINLKVAGQDGSVVQFKIKRHTPLSKLMKAYCERQGLSIRQIRFRFDGQPINETDTPAQLEMEDEDTIDVFQQQTGGVCS; encoded by the exons ATGTCTGAAGAAAAGCCAAAG GAGGGAGTGAAGACGGAGAACGACCACATTAACCTCAAGGTAGCTGGTCAGGATGGGTCAGTTGTACAGTTCAAAATCAAAAGGCATACTCCGCTCAGTAAACTAATGAAGGCATACTGCGAAAGACAG GGATTGTCAATTCGTCAGATAAGGTTTAGGTTTGATGGACAGCCAATTAATGAAACGGATACACCTGCACAG CTCGAGATGGAGGATGAGGACACAATTGATGTATTTCAACAACAGACGGGAGGGGTCTGTTCTTAA
- the pttg1ipb gene encoding PTTG1 interacting protein b — MAFTRLTMSGQFRSSAFVFALIFYGVIISAGAQTPTTSPAPTPCALRSNTSCAECLQNVTCLWCAPTKQCVDYPVRNILPPSSVCPLNDARWGLCWVNFQILIITMSVLGGIIIITILVCCFCCCKCERFGNKKEDAKVERQTRARKSRQKAKRTEMQLRHDEIRQKYGMAKDNPYARMDDH, encoded by the exons ATGGCTTTCACTCGTCTCACAATGTCCGGACAGTTCAGATCTTCAGCCTTTGTTTTTGCCTTGATTTTCTACGGTGTTATTATATCCGCAGGGGCGCAGACACCGACTACTTCTCCGGCTccga CTCCTTGTGCCTTGAGATCCAACACCAGTTGTGCTGAATGCCTGCAgaatgtgaca TGTTTGTGGTGCGCGCCAACCAAACAATGCGTGGACTACCCAGTGAGGAACATCTTGCCCCCCAGCAGCGTCTGTCCTTTGAATGACGCACGATGGGGGTTGTGTTGGG TAAACTTCCAGATTTTGATCATCACTATGTCAGTGCTGGgtggcatcatcatcatcaccattcTTGTTTGCTGCTTTTGCTGCTGCAAGTGTGAAAGATTTGG GAACAAGAAAGAAGATGCAAAGGTGGAGCGACAAACCCGGGCCAGAAAGAGTCGTCAGAAAGCAAA GAGAACAGAAATGCAGCTGAGACATGATGAAATCAGGCAGAAATATG GTATGGCAAAGGATAATCCATACGCTCGTATGGATGATCACTGA